The window ATGTATCGAGAGCCCAAAAAGGAAATACTTACCTATGGGAAATAGCCATACAGTTGTACGATAAGGATTTTGACGATCAAGACTTATCAAACAATGAGCCTATAAAGTTAACAGCTCAAAAAGAAATAGGCTTCTCCATTGCTTATGGCGATAATGATGGTAATAACCTTCGTGAGAATTTTATGGGTTCTAAAAAGAATCACGGTACTAACAACGATGACGGTTACATTAATTCAGATGTTTTTGGTAGTTTACTCTTAATTAAATAATCTTTTTTAAATAAATATTAAAAAGTTGCCTAATCAGAATAGGCAGGTTCATCAGGCGTATGCTCCAAAATCACATTTTGCTCTCCATATTTTTTTAAATAGGATCTTATGATTTGATTAGTATGGTAATTAGCCACCTTGCGATCTATAAAATCTTCACAATCTGAAATAGAGGCAATCGATGCATATTGATCCACATAACCATAACCTTGATATTCACCATCCTTGACCATTACAAAACAACTTTCCTCAGCCGTACGTCCAGGTTGTTTGATGATATAATTAGGATTTTGATTATGTAAAGATGCTATTGCTTGAGTAGCTCTAATATTGTAAAGAGAAACCAATTCTTCCTTTTTACAAACACCTTTACAGTTTTTGATTTTATAATGAGAAGAGCAATCGGCTTGAGTTTTAAAGCTGCAATAACGTGGGCAAAGATTGAAGTCTTCGCAGAGTTGCTCTAATTGCTCTACGGCATGCGCACGATTGTAATGCGTCACTACCGAATAGTCATAGGATTTTACCAGCCCAACGGCAAATTGAATCACACCTAACTGATTTTTATAATGTAAAATTTGATAGGCCTTACGAGGCTTTTTTTGTGCACTATTAAATTTAGGATAGTAGTGTCGTATCAAATCTGCTTCTTGAAGTAAGGCTACGAGCTCATTACCAGTAGGAATATGTTCAATGTGATGAATCTCTTGACACATAAGATAGGACTTACTTGTTTTAGAATAAAAATGAGAAAGCACACGTTTTTTCAAACTAATCGCTTTCCCGACATAGATCACTTTGCGAGCTTGATTTTTAAATAAATATACACCAGGCGCATCTGGCAAATTGTGAAATAGATTGCGATCTAAATGTGGTGGAAAGGTACCTTCTTTACTGCTTCCTTTTAAAAACTTAGAAAACTCGGTTCCATCTTCATCTATTTCAAGAAGCTTTTGAAAAAGCGTTACCGTTGCATCTGTATCGCCCTCAGCGCGGTGACGGTTTTCTAAATTGATTCCTAATGAATTACACAACTTTCCTAAACTATAAGAATTCATTCCAGGAATGAGTTCTCTAGAAAGTCGTACAGTACATAGTTTTTTACGTTTAAAATCAAAACCTATGCGTTTAAATTCGTTCCGTATAATGTTATAATCAAAGTTGACATTATGCGCCACAAAAATACAATCACGAGTCATGCGTTCGATTTCTTCAGCTACTTCAGAAAATAATGGTGCACTGGCCACCATTTCATTATCGATACCAGTGAGGCCAGTTATAAAGTCTGGAATTAGACTTTCTGGATCAATGAGCGTTGTATATTTTTCTTCTATTTTATTCCCAAGCATGCGCACGATGCATATCTCGGTCATGCGATTATTGCTCATTCGGTTGCCTGTAGTTTCTATATCTACAACGCTGTAATATTGTTCTTTAAAATTCAAATGCTGTTCAATTAGGAAATGTTCCAAAATTATGGAATTATTCCTAAATAAATAGGTAGATATTTATTTTTAACAGAGTTTGTTTTTATCTCGCTTTCGCGAAAGCGAGATTGTTATTAAAGAATGAAGTGAATGGATTAAATGTTCAAAAATATTGTATGAAGCTTAGAAGGTTTCATTCTATTATTCTTCCATTGACTAATGTTTTGTTTTGGTGTTTTAATATACTGTTAACTTTACCTTGACTTTTAATAGGTACTGATTTATTAGCTCCATCAGAGTTTAGTAATGTAGAAGCGTTTGAAGCAAGAAAGTATTCTTTTTCAAATGGATTATAGATAATTATATCGTTACCAACCTTACTAGACGGAAAATGTATTTCTGTCTCGCCAGCTTTAAGTATTAATTCATATCTTCTATAGCTAAATCTCTTCACCACGGCTTTTTTGGTGTCTATATTTTTTAGTTGATTTCTATAGACTATATTTTGCTCTATTATGTAAGGATCTTCTTCATCAGCTCCAATTTTGACCCATTTTCCATTATCGTCTAGCCAATTTTCATATTCAAATTGATTTATCCAATTGCCATTTTTATCAAATTGATAACCAAAGGATGATTTCACTTTTCCTGCTGACTCTAAAGCGACTATTAATCCATTGTGGTACGTATAAATTAAATGATTTTTTAAGACATCACCGGGAGCATATTCCATCTCATTGATGACTAAAAGATCGTTATCCTTTTCGTAGGTATATTTGGTTGTTATTCTATCTCCATTGTACACAGTAACATTTTTGATTATTCTATTTTTACCGTCATACGTATAAGTAGAAGTAGTGCCTTCTGTTGCAACGGCTTCCATTTTTGACAGCAACCCTTTTTTATTATAAGAATAGCGCGTCTTGTCTTTTTTTCCTTTGTAGTAAATAGTCTCCTCAACTACTTGACCTTTTTTATTCTTTTTTTGATAAACACCATTATACTGCTTGGCAGATTTTTCATCATTAAAAAGCATAGGATCTAAAATCATATGGTCTTTATCGTAGCAAAAGTCATTAACCATTACAACATCACCTTTTATCAGGGTTTGACTGTCGTAGCGACTTGCTGATGTTGGGTTAAGCGGATTTAGCGGTGCATTTTTCCAATCATGCTTCATTTGGGCATGAGTAACATGGGTGAGTGACAATAGAAAAATCAGAACAATATTTAAACTTTTCATTACATCTTTAAATTTAAGTAAGACATTCAATTTAGATTATAAAATTAATAAAAATAATTTAAATTAGATTTACTATATTGAATATCAGATCGTAGCACGAGGAGCTCTAATAGTATCATCCTTTTATTATTGAACAAAGTGACAATTAATTTTGAGCATTAGTTTCTTGAAAATATAATAGCTTCTACAGTTCCATCTTCCTATTCCGCATCCCATCCATTAAATGAATAGTTCTTGTTCCATAAGAAGCATTTTTTTCGGAGTGTGTGGCTTGTATGATCGTTACACCTTCTTTGTTCAGTTCTTGAAACAGCTTCATTATTTCCTCACTTTGTGCAGAATTCAAATTACCTGTTGGTTCATCGGCTAGTAGTAGTTTGGGTTTTGCAATTAAAGCTCTTGCGACGCCTACGAGCTGCTGTTGTCCTCCAGAAAGTTGTGATGGAAATAAATCTTTCTTGCCTACGATGTTGAAACGATCCAGCATATCGGCAACAAGTGCTTTACGTTCTGAAGATTTAATGTTTTTATAGAGTAGTGGCGTTTCTATGTTTTCATAAACGGTAAGCTCATCGATCAAATGATAGGCTTGGAATACAAAACCTATGTATTCTTTATAAAGTTTTGACTTTTGCTTTTCTTTTAAAGAGTGAACTGATTCATCAAGAAATTCATACGTGCCTTCTTGAAATCCGTCCAGCATTCCTATGACATTTAATAGTGTTGATTTTCCCGAACCAGAAGGTCCCATAATGGAGATAAACTCGCCTTCTTCGACTTGTAGATTGAGGTCATTGAGCAAGAAAACGCGTTTCCCGCCTTGATTGACCCATTTGTAGATGTTGTTAAGTTGTAATAGCATGTTTTTATCGTTAGTAAGTTAGTCTTTGAGTCTTTGAGTCGCTGAGTTATTGAATTGTTAGCGAGGCTTGCATCCACCTATCCACTGATTTTTAAATTAGATATTATATTTATTAAAAGAATATGCCTCCATCTTAATGAGCAATATTTCCAGCTTTTTTCTCAACAAGTCTCACACACAATTCCGTTTTCATTTTCTTGTTTCCTGACTCTTGTATCTTAAATCATTTATTTTTCTATATTCTATATTCTATTTATG is drawn from Nonlabens dokdonensis DSW-6 and contains these coding sequences:
- a CDS encoding exonuclease domain-containing protein, with protein sequence MEHFLIEQHLNFKEQYYSVVDIETTGNRMSNNRMTEICIVRMLGNKIEEKYTTLIDPESLIPDFITGLTGIDNEMVASAPLFSEVAEEIERMTRDCIFVAHNVNFDYNIIRNEFKRIGFDFKRKKLCTVRLSRELIPGMNSYSLGKLCNSLGINLENRHRAEGDTDATVTLFQKLLEIDEDGTEFSKFLKGSSKEGTFPPHLDRNLFHNLPDAPGVYLFKNQARKVIYVGKAISLKKRVLSHFYSKTSKSYLMCQEIHHIEHIPTGNELVALLQEADLIRHYYPKFNSAQKKPRKAYQILHYKNQLGVIQFAVGLVKSYDYSVVTHYNRAHAVEQLEQLCEDFNLCPRYCSFKTQADCSSHYKIKNCKGVCKKEELVSLYNIRATQAIASLHNQNPNYIIKQPGRTAEESCFVMVKDGEYQGYGYVDQYASIASISDCEDFIDRKVANYHTNQIIRSYLKKYGEQNVILEHTPDEPAYSD
- a CDS encoding ABC transporter ATP-binding protein codes for the protein MLLQLNNIYKWVNQGGKRVFLLNDLNLQVEEGEFISIMGPSGSGKSTLLNVIGMLDGFQEGTYEFLDESVHSLKEKQKSKLYKEYIGFVFQAYHLIDELTVYENIETPLLYKNIKSSERKALVADMLDRFNIVGKKDLFPSQLSGGQQQLVGVARALIAKPKLLLADEPTGNLNSAQSEEIMKLFQELNKEGVTIIQATHSEKNASYGTRTIHLMDGMRNRKMEL